The following are from one region of the Microbacterium sp. BK668 genome:
- a CDS encoding alanine racemase, whose amino-acid sequence MTGRLWIDADAFAANLAEIARRIAPAEHMLVVKDDAYGHGLQGIVSLAWDNGIRWFGAFDARTGRAIRAELGDGPRIFVWIVASAEEAQEAISADLDIGVGDAALLEEVAAASGRARVHLKIDSGLRRNGVRPEEWPAFTARAAELERAGAIEVVGIWSHIAEASDAEDDEARAVFDLAAAQAELAGLRPRLKHLAASAAGFARPEFRYDLVRIGAFAYGIRPAGGPAESELGIRPIASLVAEVIRVDGDRVVVGTGSLDGLPSTLAGRLVVETPAGPRTVRSIAAEESDVDGWPTAAVGDEVIVLGAAASMSATDAAELIGTIGEEIAVRIAPTVERRRRDERPTR is encoded by the coding sequence GTGACGGGCCGTCTCTGGATCGACGCGGATGCGTTCGCCGCGAACCTCGCTGAGATCGCGCGCCGAATCGCGCCCGCCGAGCACATGCTGGTCGTCAAGGACGACGCCTACGGGCACGGGTTGCAAGGGATCGTTTCGCTGGCGTGGGACAACGGCATCCGCTGGTTCGGGGCCTTCGACGCCCGCACCGGACGCGCCATCCGCGCCGAGCTGGGCGACGGGCCGCGGATCTTCGTCTGGATCGTCGCGTCCGCTGAGGAGGCCCAGGAAGCGATCTCCGCCGATCTCGACATCGGCGTCGGCGACGCGGCGCTGCTCGAAGAGGTGGCCGCTGCGTCCGGGCGCGCGCGTGTGCACCTGAAGATCGACTCCGGGCTCCGCCGCAACGGCGTCCGTCCCGAGGAGTGGCCCGCATTCACCGCGCGCGCTGCGGAACTCGAACGTGCGGGCGCCATCGAGGTCGTCGGCATCTGGAGCCACATCGCCGAGGCCTCGGACGCGGAGGACGACGAGGCGCGCGCCGTCTTCGACCTCGCCGCGGCGCAGGCGGAGCTCGCGGGACTCCGGCCGAGGCTCAAGCACCTCGCCGCGTCGGCTGCGGGGTTCGCGCGCCCCGAGTTCCGTTACGACCTCGTGCGCATCGGCGCCTTCGCGTACGGCATCCGACCCGCCGGCGGTCCCGCCGAGTCGGAGCTCGGCATCCGTCCGATCGCGAGTCTGGTCGCCGAAGTCATCCGCGTCGACGGCGATCGGGTCGTCGTCGGAACGGGCAGTCTCGACGGTCTTCCGTCGACGCTCGCGGGACGCCTCGTGGTCGAGACCCCCGCGGGCCCTCGGACCGTGCGGTCGATCGCCGCGGAGGAGAGCGACGTCGACGGGTGGCCGACCGCAGCCGTCGGCGATGAAGTGATCGTGCTGGGGGCGGCCGCCTCGATGAGCGCCACGGACGCCGCCGAACTCATCGGCACGATCGGCGAGGAGATCGCCGTGCGGATAGCGCCGACCGTGGAACGGCGCCGGCGGGACGAGAGGCCTACTCGCTGA
- a CDS encoding DNA topoisomerase IV subunit B yields the protein MPRIRLILVTAEYSAHHLQVLEGLEAVRKRPGMYIGSTDSRGLMHCLWEIIDNAVDEALAGNGSRIEIVLHPDGSVEVRDRGRGIPVDIEPRTGLSGVEVVFTKLHAGGKFGGGSYAASGGLHGVGASVVNALSERLDVEVDRGGKTWAMSFHRGEPGVFAGPTPDAPFSPFEKSSELRVVGRAARGVTGTRIRYWADRQIFTKDAAFDLDELEQRARQTAFLVPGLEIAIRDERDGGREETTFRFDGGISEFAEFLAPDAPITDTWRLTGSGTFTETVPVLQPGGAMVPTEVERECHVDVAVRWGTGYDTVGRSFVNIIATPKGGTHQQGFELGLMKVIRGQVEQNARRLKVGNDKLEKDDILAGLTTVLTVRLPEPQFEGQTKEVLGTPAVRQIVANVVTRELTARFASTKRDDKNQTALLLDKVVAEMKARISARTHKETQRRKNALESSSLPAKLADCRTNDVAESELFIVEGDSALGTAKHARNSEYQALLPIRGKILNVQKASISDMLSNAECASIIQVIGAGSGRSFDIDQARYGKVILMSDADVDGAHIRTLLLTLFFRYMRPLIEEGRVFAAVPPLHRVVVMNPGSKPNETIYTYSEQELHGLLTKLAKSGKRWQEPVQRYKGLGEMDAEQLATTTMDRAGRTLRRVRLEDAGAVASVFELLMGNEVAPRREFIVNSSDRLSRESIDA from the coding sequence ATGCCGCGGATACGCTTGATCCTCGTGACCGCCGAGTATTCCGCCCACCATCTCCAGGTGCTCGAGGGGCTCGAAGCGGTCCGCAAGCGCCCCGGCATGTACATCGGCTCGACCGACTCGCGCGGTCTCATGCACTGCCTGTGGGAGATCATCGACAACGCGGTCGACGAGGCCCTGGCCGGCAACGGCAGCCGCATCGAGATCGTCCTGCATCCTGACGGCAGCGTCGAGGTCCGCGACCGCGGCCGCGGCATCCCGGTCGACATCGAGCCGCGCACCGGCCTCTCCGGGGTGGAGGTGGTCTTCACCAAGCTGCACGCCGGCGGCAAGTTCGGCGGCGGCTCGTACGCGGCGTCGGGCGGACTGCACGGCGTCGGGGCGTCCGTCGTGAACGCGCTCTCGGAGCGCCTGGATGTCGAGGTGGACCGCGGCGGGAAGACCTGGGCGATGTCGTTCCACCGCGGCGAGCCCGGGGTGTTCGCCGGCCCGACACCGGACGCGCCCTTCTCGCCGTTCGAGAAGAGCTCGGAGCTGCGCGTCGTCGGCAGGGCCGCCAGGGGCGTGACCGGCACCCGCATCCGGTACTGGGCCGACCGCCAGATCTTCACGAAGGATGCCGCGTTCGACCTCGATGAGCTGGAGCAGCGCGCCCGCCAGACGGCTTTCCTCGTTCCGGGGCTCGAGATCGCCATCCGCGACGAGCGCGACGGCGGCCGCGAGGAGACGACCTTCCGCTTCGACGGCGGCATCTCGGAGTTCGCCGAGTTCCTCGCGCCGGACGCGCCGATCACCGACACGTGGCGCCTCACCGGCTCCGGCACGTTCACCGAGACGGTGCCCGTGCTGCAGCCGGGCGGCGCGATGGTGCCCACCGAGGTCGAGAGGGAGTGCCACGTCGACGTCGCGGTGCGCTGGGGGACCGGCTACGACACCGTCGGCCGATCGTTCGTCAACATCATCGCCACCCCGAAGGGCGGCACGCACCAGCAGGGCTTCGAGCTCGGACTCATGAAGGTGATCCGCGGCCAGGTCGAGCAGAACGCACGCCGGCTGAAGGTCGGGAACGACAAGCTCGAGAAGGACGACATCCTCGCCGGGCTCACGACGGTGCTCACCGTGCGCCTGCCCGAGCCGCAGTTCGAGGGCCAGACCAAGGAGGTTCTCGGAACCCCCGCGGTGCGCCAGATCGTCGCGAACGTCGTGACGCGGGAGCTGACTGCGAGGTTCGCCTCGACCAAGCGCGACGACAAGAACCAGACGGCGCTCCTGCTCGACAAGGTCGTCGCCGAGATGAAGGCGCGCATCTCGGCGCGCACCCACAAGGAGACGCAGCGTCGCAAGAACGCGCTCGAGTCCTCGTCGCTCCCGGCGAAGCTCGCCGACTGCCGCACCAACGACGTCGCCGAGTCCGAGCTGTTCATCGTCGAGGGCGACTCGGCCCTCGGCACCGCCAAGCATGCCCGCAACAGCGAGTACCAGGCGCTGCTGCCGATCCGCGGCAAGATCCTCAACGTCCAGAAGGCGTCGATCAGCGACATGCTGAGCAACGCCGAGTGCGCGTCGATCATCCAGGTCATCGGCGCGGGCTCCGGCCGCTCGTTCGACATCGACCAGGCCCGCTACGGCAAGGTCATCCTGATGAGCGACGCGGATGTCGACGGGGCGCACATCCGCACCCTCCTGCTCACTCTCTTCTTCCGGTACATGCGGCCGCTCATCGAAGAGGGTCGCGTGTTCGCGGCCGTTCCGCCGCTGCATCGCGTGGTCGTCATGAATCCGGGATCCAAGCCCAACGAGACCATCTACACGTACAGCGAGCAGGAGCTCCACGGCCTGCTCACCAAGCTCGCCAAGTCCGGCAAGCGGTGGCAGGAGCCGGTCCAGCGCTACAAGGGCCTGGGTGAGATGGATGCCGAGCAGCTCGCGACGACCACGATGGACCGCGCGGGCCGGACCCTGCGACGCGTCCGTCTCGAGGATGCCGGGGCCGTGGCATCCGTCTTCGAACTGCTCATGGGCAACGAAGTGGCGCCCCGTCGCGAGTTCATCGTGAACTCGAGCGACCGGCTGTCCCGCGAGTCCATCGACGCCTGA
- a CDS encoding DNA topoisomerase IV subunit A, whose amino-acid sequence MPASRTDSPAEHGRIEDIDVAVEMQGSFLEYAYSVIYSRALPDARDGLKPVQRRILFQMADMGLRPDRGHVKSARVVGEVMGKLHPHGDAPIYDALVRLAQPFSLRVPLVDGHGNFGSLDDGPAAPRYTEARLAPAALALTENLDEDVVDFIPNYDGQFQQPAVLPAAFPNLLVNGATGIAVGMATNMAPHNLIEVVGAATHLLDNPEATLEELMEFVPGPDLPSGGVIVGLDGIRDAYRTGRGTFRTRAKVSIEPLGPRRTGLVVTELPYLVGPERIIEKIKDAVQSKKLQGISDVTDLTDRHNGLRLVIGIKTGFDPQAVLEHLYRLTPLEDSFGINNVALVAGQPQTLGLRELLRVYLDHRIEVVTRRSSFRLARRKERLHLVEGLLIAILDIDEVIQVIRTSDDSEAARTRLMEVFDLSELQAEYILELRLRRLTKFSRIELESERDRLRAEIAELEELLASEVLLRAQVARELDAAAETYGTPRRTLLLNGGPVAPRSRAAASAPDLQIADAPCRVFLSATGRMVRAEVTVDAPNGGIVTPSRRSKHDAVRSSVDTTTRGDLGAVTSAGRLVRFSPVDLPSVPGNSVQLAAGTRADQYLGLASGEHVVGLVPLADAAPIALGTAQGVVKRVAASELGNKHDIEIIALKDGDRVVGAAPAADGSELVFVVSDAQLLRFDADSVRPQGRAAGGMAGVRVGDGERVVYFGVVGGAVFDAVVVTVAGSTQALAGADAGSAKVSDFSEFPAKGRGTGGVRAQRFLKGEDTITHAWVGVEPRAVGADGAIRALPPAGAKRDASGQPLDGVVGAIGTAVR is encoded by the coding sequence ATGCCCGCATCCCGCACCGACTCCCCCGCCGAGCACGGCCGCATCGAAGACATCGATGTCGCCGTCGAGATGCAGGGGTCGTTCCTCGAGTACGCCTACTCCGTCATCTACTCGAGGGCGCTTCCCGACGCCCGCGACGGACTGAAGCCCGTCCAGCGGCGGATCCTCTTCCAGATGGCCGACATGGGGCTGCGCCCGGATCGCGGGCACGTCAAGAGCGCCCGCGTCGTGGGCGAGGTCATGGGAAAGCTGCACCCGCACGGCGACGCCCCCATCTACGACGCGCTCGTGCGTCTCGCGCAGCCGTTCTCCCTGCGCGTGCCGCTGGTCGACGGCCACGGCAACTTCGGCTCGCTCGACGACGGGCCCGCCGCCCCGCGGTACACGGAGGCGCGCCTGGCGCCCGCGGCGCTCGCTCTCACGGAGAACCTCGACGAGGACGTCGTCGACTTCATCCCGAACTACGACGGACAGTTCCAGCAGCCGGCGGTGCTGCCGGCGGCCTTCCCCAATCTTCTGGTCAACGGCGCGACCGGCATCGCCGTCGGCATGGCCACCAACATGGCGCCCCACAACCTCATCGAGGTCGTCGGCGCCGCGACGCACCTGCTCGACAACCCCGAGGCGACGCTCGAGGAGCTGATGGAGTTCGTGCCGGGACCCGACCTCCCGTCCGGCGGCGTCATCGTCGGCCTCGACGGCATCAGGGACGCGTACCGCACCGGCCGCGGCACCTTCCGCACGCGGGCCAAGGTCTCGATCGAGCCGCTCGGACCCCGCCGCACGGGCCTCGTCGTGACGGAGCTGCCGTACCTCGTCGGGCCCGAGCGCATCATCGAGAAGATCAAGGATGCCGTGCAGTCCAAGAAGCTGCAGGGCATCTCGGACGTCACCGATCTCACCGATCGGCACAACGGCCTCCGCCTCGTCATCGGCATCAAGACCGGGTTCGACCCGCAGGCGGTGCTCGAGCACCTGTACCGTCTGACGCCCCTCGAGGACTCCTTCGGCATCAACAACGTCGCCCTCGTCGCGGGCCAGCCGCAGACGCTCGGCCTGCGGGAGCTGCTGCGGGTCTACCTCGACCACCGCATCGAGGTGGTGACGCGTCGGAGCTCCTTCCGGCTCGCGCGCCGCAAGGAGCGCCTGCACCTCGTCGAGGGACTCCTCATCGCGATCCTCGACATCGACGAGGTCATCCAGGTCATCCGGACGTCCGACGACTCCGAGGCGGCCAGGACGCGGCTCATGGAGGTCTTCGACCTGTCCGAGCTGCAGGCCGAGTACATCCTGGAGCTGCGCCTGCGTCGCCTGACGAAGTTCTCGCGCATCGAGCTCGAGAGCGAGCGCGACCGGCTGCGCGCCGAGATCGCCGAGCTCGAGGAGCTGCTCGCGAGCGAGGTCCTGCTGCGCGCGCAGGTGGCACGAGAGTTGGATGCCGCCGCCGAGACCTACGGCACGCCCCGCCGGACCCTCCTCCTCAACGGAGGGCCCGTCGCACCCCGTTCCCGGGCCGCCGCGTCCGCTCCGGATCTGCAGATCGCCGACGCTCCGTGTCGCGTCTTCCTCTCCGCGACGGGCCGCATGGTGCGGGCGGAGGTCACGGTGGACGCGCCGAACGGCGGCATCGTCACGCCCTCCCGGCGCTCCAAGCACGACGCCGTGCGCTCTTCCGTCGACACGACGACGCGCGGCGACCTCGGGGCTGTGACGTCCGCGGGCCGGCTCGTGCGGTTCTCGCCGGTGGATCTTCCCTCCGTTCCGGGCAACTCGGTGCAGCTGGCGGCCGGCACCCGCGCCGACCAGTACCTCGGCCTCGCCTCCGGCGAGCACGTCGTGGGTCTCGTCCCGCTCGCCGACGCCGCTCCCATCGCTCTGGGCACTGCTCAGGGCGTCGTCAAGCGCGTCGCAGCGAGCGAGCTCGGCAACAAGCACGACATCGAGATCATCGCGCTCAAGGACGGCGACCGCGTCGTCGGTGCCGCGCCGGCGGCGGACGGCTCCGAGCTCGTCTTCGTCGTCTCCGACGCGCAGCTGCTGCGCTTCGACGCCGACTCGGTCCGCCCGCAGGGACGCGCGGCGGGTGGAATGGCCGGTGTGCGGGTGGGCGACGGCGAGCGCGTCGTCTACTTCGGCGTCGTGGGCGGCGCCGTCTTCGACGCAGTGGTGGTGACCGTCGCGGGCAGCACGCAGGCCCTGGCGGGCGCGGACGCCGGCTCGGCCAAGGTCTCGGACTTCTCGGAGTTCCCGGCGAAGGGTCGCGGCACCGGCGGCGTGCGCGCGCAGCGCTTTCTCAAGGGGGAGGACACGATCACGCACGCGTGGGTCGGCGTCGAGCCGCGTGCGGTCGGCGCGGACGGCGCGATTCGCGCGCTTCCCCCGGCCGGTGCGAAGCGGGATGCCTCGGGCCAGCCGCTCGACGGCGTCGTCGGTGCGATCGGCACGGCCGTCCGCTGA
- a CDS encoding alkaline phosphatase family protein, translating into MSLSLPAEPPRARSLPRVVPEVLSALDGGGDWFAPVTSAVLFVVDGLGARNLGARSGHARFLAEAGGKKDVARSVFPSTTAAALTSLMTGVDPGEHGLLGYRVRIPGTDLAPNQLKGWETDGLDPYSWQRAQPLLEREAERGRPCFVVSRPKFAESGFTTAILRGGEFVPAKTAAEGAEAAAELAARHPGALVYLYAPELDGIGHQRGWESDEWAAGLETVDAAARALAGALPRGVGAVFTADHGMIDVPRHRHLLLTERDGLVDGVRIIGGEPRMLHLYAEPGCEASVLRAWCESESGRSWVLSRDEAVEAGVFGVVAPDVRERIGDVVVAARAAVAYYDDRLEDKGPQNMVGQHGSLTDEERTVPLIRLGAFA; encoded by the coding sequence ATGTCCCTCAGCCTACCGGCGGAGCCGCCCCGAGCCCGGAGCCTGCCCCGTGTCGTGCCGGAGGTTCTGTCAGCTCTCGACGGAGGAGGAGACTGGTTCGCTCCGGTCACCAGCGCGGTCCTCTTCGTCGTCGACGGTCTCGGCGCACGCAACCTGGGCGCTCGCTCCGGTCACGCCCGCTTCCTCGCGGAGGCCGGCGGGAAGAAGGATGTCGCGCGCTCCGTGTTCCCCTCGACCACCGCCGCCGCCCTCACGTCGCTGATGACCGGTGTCGATCCGGGCGAGCACGGGCTGCTCGGCTACCGCGTGCGGATACCCGGCACCGACCTCGCGCCGAATCAGCTGAAGGGGTGGGAGACGGACGGCCTGGACCCGTACTCCTGGCAGCGCGCGCAGCCGCTCCTGGAACGGGAGGCGGAGAGGGGACGGCCGTGCTTCGTCGTCTCCCGGCCCAAGTTCGCCGAGTCCGGCTTCACGACGGCGATCCTGCGCGGCGGCGAGTTCGTCCCAGCCAAGACGGCGGCAGAAGGCGCGGAGGCCGCCGCCGAGCTCGCGGCGCGGCATCCCGGGGCTCTGGTGTATCTGTACGCGCCGGAGCTCGATGGCATCGGGCATCAGCGAGGGTGGGAGTCCGACGAGTGGGCGGCGGGACTGGAGACGGTGGATGCCGCGGCCCGCGCGCTCGCCGGGGCGCTGCCGCGGGGTGTCGGCGCCGTCTTCACCGCCGACCACGGGATGATCGACGTCCCCCGCCACCGGCACCTTCTGCTCACCGAGCGGGACGGCCTGGTCGACGGGGTGCGGATCATCGGAGGCGAGCCGCGGATGCTGCACCTCTATGCCGAGCCCGGGTGCGAGGCATCCGTCCTCCGGGCCTGGTGCGAATCCGAGTCCGGCCGCTCTTGGGTGCTGTCGCGGGACGAGGCCGTCGAGGCGGGGGTGTTCGGCGTCGTGGCGCCCGACGTGCGTGAGCGCATCGGCGACGTCGTCGTGGCCGCGCGCGCCGCCGTCGCGTACTACGACGATCGGCTCGAGGACAAGGGGCCGCAGAACATGGTCGGGCAGCACGGCTCGCTGACCGACGAGGAGCGGACGGTGCCCCTCATCCGGCTCGGCGCGTTCGCCTGA
- the sepH gene encoding septation protein SepH, whose translation MEQLKVIGTEDDAIVLATESGERFSLAIDDVLRAEMRRARREREREVDERVVRPSPREIQSHIRAGMSAEEVASLLGARVEDVQRFEGPVLAEREHVVGQALAVPVLLGADLDGDAHPTFGTAVRAKLAEAGATGERWTSWKESTGWIVKLEFTASEIDHDARWGFEPRRSTLSPLNPDAIQLSRQGSLPEGLIPRLRALDVQPLKDESRFDSGAFGPRRLPEPEADLESPEVAAPTAPAVQQAAIKRADEPSVTSPETADLLEALRRRRGQREPLPGVDEAPRTSTPVALFDALEPGYEETATPLPDDSYPPERPAAAAEASGRRKGRTSMPSWDEIVFGAGARGDD comes from the coding sequence ATGGAACAGCTCAAAGTCATCGGAACCGAGGACGACGCCATCGTCCTGGCCACCGAATCCGGCGAGCGGTTCTCGCTCGCCATCGACGATGTGCTGCGCGCCGAGATGCGCCGCGCTCGACGCGAACGCGAACGGGAGGTCGACGAGCGCGTCGTGCGGCCGAGCCCGCGCGAGATCCAGTCGCACATCCGCGCCGGCATGTCCGCCGAGGAGGTCGCCAGCCTCCTCGGAGCCCGGGTCGAGGACGTCCAGCGGTTCGAGGGCCCCGTCCTCGCCGAGCGCGAGCACGTCGTGGGCCAGGCGCTCGCGGTGCCCGTGCTGCTCGGAGCGGACCTCGACGGCGACGCCCATCCCACGTTCGGCACCGCCGTCCGGGCGAAGCTCGCTGAGGCCGGTGCGACGGGCGAGCGCTGGACGAGCTGGAAGGAATCGACCGGCTGGATCGTCAAGCTCGAGTTCACCGCGTCCGAGATCGATCACGACGCGCGGTGGGGGTTCGAGCCGCGGCGCTCCACCCTCTCGCCCCTCAATCCCGACGCGATCCAGCTGTCGCGGCAGGGATCGCTGCCCGAGGGTCTGATCCCCCGGCTGCGCGCCCTCGACGTCCAGCCGCTGAAGGACGAATCGCGCTTCGACAGCGGTGCCTTCGGTCCACGCCGGCTGCCCGAGCCCGAGGCGGACCTCGAGTCGCCGGAGGTCGCCGCGCCCACCGCGCCCGCGGTGCAGCAGGCCGCGATCAAGCGCGCCGACGAGCCGTCGGTGACCTCGCCCGAGACGGCCGACCTGCTCGAGGCCCTCCGGCGCCGTCGCGGCCAGCGCGAACCGCTGCCGGGCGTCGACGAGGCCCCGCGCACATCGACGCCGGTCGCGCTGTTCGACGCGCTCGAGCCCGGCTACGAGGAGACCGCCACGCCGCTGCCCGACGACTCGTACCCGCCGGAGCGTCCCGCCGCTGCCGCCGAGGCGTCGGGTCGCCGAAAGGGGCGCACCTCGATGCCGTCCTGGGACGAGATCGTCTTCGGCGCCGGGGCGCGCGGCGACGACTGA
- a CDS encoding DUF4193 domain-containing protein, with translation MATDYDAPRKTEDDSESIEALKERVPDKMSGAVDVEDADNPSGFELPGADLSDLELDVVVLPPQEDEFTCSNCFLVKHRSQLDHDTADGPICAECAA, from the coding sequence ATGGCTACGGATTACGACGCCCCCCGCAAGACCGAGGACGACAGCGAGTCGATCGAGGCCCTCAAGGAGCGGGTTCCCGACAAGATGTCGGGGGCGGTGGATGTCGAGGACGCCGACAACCCGTCGGGCTTCGAGCTGCCCGGGGCCGACCTTTCCGACCTCGAGCTCGACGTCGTGGTGCTCCCTCCTCAGGAGGACGAGTTCACCTGCTCCAACTGCTTCCTCGTGAAGCACCGCTCGCAGCTCGACCACGACACGGCCGACGGCCCTATCTGCGCGGAGTGCGCGGCCTGA
- a CDS encoding DUF3093 domain-containing protein: MQKTAARSARVQAPGGFRERLSPSLWVLVSAAVVAPMAALVFAPIDTTAALVAGVIAGVLFVTLLIAWSPVVAVEDGVLRAGRARIPVELLGEPVALSGEEARAARGPLLDPKAWHVIRGGIDGLVIVPVNDGDDPTPSWVVSSRTPDRLAAAIRRGQVRPRTPRR, from the coding sequence ATGCAGAAGACAGCAGCCAGAAGCGCCCGGGTCCAGGCTCCCGGCGGCTTCCGAGAACGCCTCAGTCCGTCCCTCTGGGTGCTCGTCAGCGCCGCCGTGGTCGCGCCGATGGCGGCCCTCGTGTTCGCCCCCATCGACACGACCGCGGCTCTTGTGGCGGGCGTGATCGCCGGCGTCCTGTTCGTGACGCTCCTGATCGCCTGGTCGCCCGTCGTGGCGGTCGAGGACGGCGTGCTCCGCGCCGGACGCGCGCGCATCCCCGTCGAGCTGCTCGGTGAGCCGGTGGCGCTCTCCGGAGAAGAGGCGCGGGCGGCGCGCGGACCTCTTCTCGACCCGAAGGCGTGGCACGTCATCCGCGGCGGCATCGACGGGCTGGTGATCGTGCCCGTGAACGACGGCGACGACCCGACGCCGTCATGGGTCGTGTCGTCGCGCACTCCCGACCGCCTCGCGGCGGCCATCCGTCGTGGTCAGGTCAGGCCGCGCACTCCGCGCAGATAG
- the dut gene encoding dUTP diphosphatase, giving the protein MTETVDVLIIAPEVPSYAHPGDAGADLLAAEDVRLEPGRRALVGTGVRIALPEGYAAFVVPRSGLAAKHGITVVNSPGTVDAGYRGEIKVTLLNTDAEHAYEIAKGDRIAQLLVMPVPRARFIPVDELPESVRGEGGFGSTGYQGAGVAAGER; this is encoded by the coding sequence GTGACCGAAACCGTGGACGTCCTCATTATCGCGCCCGAGGTTCCGAGCTACGCCCATCCCGGCGACGCCGGCGCCGATCTCCTCGCCGCCGAGGACGTCCGCCTCGAGCCGGGGCGCCGCGCCCTCGTCGGCACGGGTGTGCGCATAGCCCTCCCGGAGGGCTACGCCGCGTTCGTCGTGCCCCGCAGCGGACTGGCAGCCAAGCACGGCATCACGGTCGTCAACTCGCCGGGCACCGTCGACGCGGGCTACCGCGGGGAGATCAAGGTCACGCTGCTCAACACCGACGCCGAGCACGCGTACGAGATCGCCAAGGGCGACCGCATCGCGCAGCTCCTCGTGATGCCGGTGCCCCGGGCCCGGTTCATCCCGGTCGACGAGCTCCCCGAGAGCGTGCGCGGCGAGGGCGGATTCGGCTCCACCGGCTACCAGGGGGCCGGTGTCGCCGCCGGCGAGCGCTGA
- a CDS encoding DUF3710 domain-containing protein: MTDATAGENPATPDEVVPTKSAPQDRAAAGPFDESEANPVRPYIDLGGIKILPREGLNLRLEVEEQTKRIVAVGLDYAESTLQVQPFAAPRSTGLWDETRDQIRQQIRQQGGRVEEREGPLGPELLAEVPVIAGPEAAAGKRLARFVGVDGPRWFLRGVIGGAATSDVDAAAKVEDLFRSIVVVRGGSPMPPRDLIPLKMPATPGTA, from the coding sequence ATGACAGACGCCACCGCGGGCGAGAACCCCGCCACCCCCGACGAGGTCGTCCCCACGAAGTCGGCGCCGCAGGACCGTGCGGCGGCCGGCCCGTTCGACGAGTCGGAGGCGAACCCGGTCCGCCCCTACATCGACCTCGGCGGCATCAAGATCCTTCCGCGCGAGGGCCTCAATCTCCGCCTGGAGGTCGAGGAGCAGACCAAGCGCATCGTCGCCGTGGGCCTGGACTACGCCGAGTCGACCCTGCAGGTGCAGCCGTTCGCCGCGCCGCGCTCGACGGGGCTGTGGGACGAGACGCGCGATCAGATCCGCCAGCAGATCCGGCAGCAGGGCGGCCGCGTCGAGGAGCGCGAGGGTCCCCTCGGCCCGGAGCTCCTCGCCGAGGTGCCCGTGATCGCCGGCCCCGAGGCCGCGGCCGGCAAGCGGCTGGCCCGGTTCGTCGGCGTCGACGGGCCGCGCTGGTTCCTCCGGGGCGTCATCGGCGGTGCCGCGACGAGCGACGTGGATGCCGCGGCCAAGGTGGAGGACCTCTTCCGCTCCATCGTGGTCGTGCGCGGAGGCTCTCCCATGCCCCCGCGCGACCTGATCCCGCTCAAGATGCCGGCGACCCCGGGCACGGCATGA
- a CDS encoding DUF3159 domain-containing protein, with the protein MTDDRSDAAARPARDEASVQPAGSASPDDEAAQPTASDLVGAALGGAARRAGLDPSAEATTGHVVWRAMGGWRGILESVLPGVVFIVTWTLTVDPETGQANLPLSLGLSVGLAAVFTIVRLIQKGPAGAAIGGLIATGAAAALALFTGRGQDNFLWGFATNALYGTAFLVSALVGWSLIGLAVGFLMSEGTAWRRDKRKRRVFFWLAIAWASLFALRLLVQLPLYFSGDVAALGTIKLIMGLPLFAPMVAVTWLAVRALYPRPAR; encoded by the coding sequence ATGACCGACGACCGCTCCGACGCGGCCGCGCGCCCGGCGAGGGACGAGGCATCCGTCCAACCCGCCGGCTCGGCCTCTCCCGATGACGAGGCGGCGCAGCCGACGGCGTCGGACCTGGTCGGCGCGGCGCTCGGCGGCGCGGCGCGTCGCGCGGGACTCGACCCGTCCGCCGAGGCGACGACCGGACACGTCGTCTGGCGCGCGATGGGCGGCTGGCGCGGCATCCTGGAGTCGGTCCTCCCCGGAGTCGTCTTCATCGTGACCTGGACGCTCACGGTGGATCCCGAGACCGGGCAGGCGAACCTCCCGCTCAGCCTGGGTCTCTCGGTCGGGCTCGCGGCCGTCTTCACGATCGTCCGGCTGATCCAGAAAGGTCCCGCCGGAGCCGCCATCGGGGGCCTCATCGCGACCGGCGCCGCCGCTGCGCTGGCCCTGTTCACGGGACGCGGGCAGGACAACTTCCTGTGGGGCTTCGCAACCAATGCCCTCTACGGCACGGCGTTCCTGGTGTCGGCTCTGGTGGGCTGGTCGCTGATCGGCCTCGCGGTGGGGTTCCTCATGAGCGAGGGGACCGCATGGCGGCGCGACAAGCGCAAGCGGAGGGTGTTCTTCTGGCTCGCGATCGCGTGGGCGTCCCTCTTCGCGCTGCGCCTGCTCGTGCAGCTCCCGCTCTACTTCTCCGGCGACGTCGCGGCGCTCGGCACAATCAAGCTCATCATGGGGCTGCCGCTGTTCGCGCCGATGGTCGCGGTGACGTGGCTCGCCGTGCGCGCGCTCTATCCGCGACCGGCCAGGTGA